The Topomyia yanbarensis strain Yona2022 chromosome 3, ASM3024719v1, whole genome shotgun sequence nucleotide sequence CGTAGAGATGCGTCCGGGCGATACATAGTCCAGCTGCCTCTGAAGGAGTCCGTCAGCGAGCTGGGAGATTCTAGGTCGATGGCATTAAAAAGGTTCCATGGATTGGAACGAAAATTGTTACGGTATCCGGACTTGATGAAGCAGTACCAGGAATTTATGGTCGAGTACGAGAGTCTTGGCCACTGTGAAGAAGTTGATGTAAACAAGGATCCAGTAGACACCATTAAGTGGTACTTACCACATCATGCTGTTCTGCGACCTTCAAATACCACTACTAAGTGTCGTGTAGTGTTCGATGCGTCCGCTAAGGTATCTGGTCGATCGCTCAACGACGTAATGAAGATTGGTGCTATCATCCAGAGCGATTTACAGTCCATCTCACTTCGATTCCGTATTCCGCTTCATGTGTTGGCTACTGATGTGGCCAAAATGTATAGGCAAGTCTTAGTCGATCGGCGGCATACGCCGCTATCTCGTATATTCTGGAGGAAAAATCCTTCCGATCCCCTTCGCGTCCTAGAGCTGACAACTGTCACCTACGGCACGGCTTCTGCCCCGTTTTTAGCAACGCGGGCACTCTTGCAGCTGGCTATCGACGAAAGCTCCAAGTACCCGCTAGCTGCAGATATAGTGAAGAACAGTTTTTATGTCGATAACGCGTTGTTCGGATTCAACAAGTTGGATGAAGCAAGTGAAGCTCAGGTGCAGTTGATTCATCTCCTTCAGGCTGGTGGATTTCATTTGCACAAATGGGCATCAAACAATCCGGTACTGCTGGAGCGTATTCCGGAAAAGGACCGGGACGAACTGGTCAGTATTGATGAAAGCGGAACAAGTGAGGTAATCAAAACATTAGGGCTAATGTGGAACCCCGATTTGGACGTTCTCCAGTACATCTCCCTTCCAGTAGTGAGTGAAAGGGACGTAACCAAGCGACAAGCGCTCTCACTGGTATCGAGAATGTTTGATCCGTTGGGACTTGTGGCACCAGTTATCGTTGTCGGCAAACTTCTAATGAAGAATATCTGGAAAGAAGAAGTGGAATGGGATGAAGAGCTCACGGGTGATTTGAGGaagaaatttgattattttcttaGTGCATTGTGTGGTATTACACGCCTTCGCATCCCTCGTCATGTGATGGTGACTGGAGCTGCTGCTTTCGAGCTTCATGGATTTGGTGACGCAAGTATGGAGGCATACGGGGCTTGCGTGTATATCAGGTCAATCGTGTCTGGTCAAGCTACGGTAGTACGGTTGCTGTGTGCCAAGTCGAAGATTATTCCGAAGACAGTGTTGACCATTCCAAGAAAGGAGCTTCTAGCTGCGCTTTTGCTGCACAGATTGGTGAGAGCAGTGATTTCAGCATTAGAACTGTCTTTTCGTGACATTACACTATGGTCGGATAGTCAAGTGGTGCTAGCATGGCTAGCTAAGAATCCGGACCATTTAGAAGTGTTTGTACGCAATCGAATTAGTGAAATTACTGCGACAGGAATGAAATTCAAATGGAAATATGTTCATACGCTGGATAATCCGGCCGATGTAGTGTCACGCGGTCAAACTGCTGATGGTCTTGAGAACAACGACCTTTGGTGGAATGGACCGTTGTTCCTGCGCAATGAAGAATATCAGGTGGTTGATCCAGAACCGCTGTCCGATGACGATGTACCTGAGTTGCGGCGATCCACTATTGTTTCTACGACAATGAAATCGGAGCCGTTACCGATTTTCCAGAAGTTCGAGTCCTTCAGGAAGCTCCAGCGAATCCTTGCCTACGTCTTACGATTTTGCTGGAACGCGAAGGAAAAGGTGAAGAAGAAGCGAATCATACAGCGGTTCCCAACTGTGTTTGAAATGCGCCACTCCTTGAAGGTGATTGTACGGGTGGTTCAATTGCAACATTTTAGTAAGGAAGCAGCCATCATTGAGTCCAGTGAGTACTGCAAGAGATTTTCTATGTTGAACCCTTTTATGGACGATGGAATGATTCGTGTCGGCGGGCGTCTTCGGCATTCAAATCTGCCGTATGGCGTGAAGCATCAGTGGGTCTTACCAAAGGATGATGTGATTGTGAAAcgattaattgaagctgtacaTCGTGAGAACCTACACATTGGACCGTCGGCTCTTCTAGCCCAGCTTCGTCGTCACTTTTTGATTTTGGGAGCTCGCTCTGCTGTACGTAAGGTGACAAGAAATTGCGTGCGGTGTTTCAAATTAAAACCTCCGTGTGCAAGCCAATTCATGGGGGACCTGCCGTTAGCAAGATGCGACAAAGCTCCCGCTTTCACCAAGGTGGGCGTCGACTTTGCAAGTCCTATGTTAATTAAGCAGACTGGTAGAAAGGTAGCACCTGTAAAAGGATATGTGAGCGTATTTGTGTGTTTGGTTACTAAGGGAATTCACCTGGAGCTGGTTGAAGACCTGTCTGCTGATGCATTTATTGCCGCATTGTTGCGATTTGTCTCTCGTCGTGGCGTCCCTGAGCAAATATTTTCCGATAACGGGACAAACTTTATCGGAGCCCGCAACGACTTGATCGAACTGCACCGCCTTTTCAAGGATCGAACCACCAATTTGAAGTTAGAAGAATTCTGTCAATCCCGACAgattgaatggaaaatgattcctCCAAATGCACCACACATGGGAGGAATTTGGGAGGCAGGGGTTAAAAGCATGAAGGCAATCttgaaaagaaatttgaattcatGCCTACTTACAATGTCTGAATTTTCGACATTACTCTGCCAGATTGAGGCTCAGCTCAATTCTCGGCCATTATATGCGGCCTCCGACGACCCATCAGAGCTTGAACCCTTGACTCCGGGACATTTCATGATCGACAGACCTTTAGTTGCTATTCCGGAGCCAAGCTACGACGGAATTCCTGTCAATCGGCTTTCCAGGTGGCAGTATGTCCAGCATTTGCGTGAGGAGTTCTGGAAACGCTGGTCTCTAGAATATCTGCAGGAGATGCAGATACGACAAAAATGGGACAAGAGAAAGGAGAACATTAAAGCTGGAATGGTGGTAATCATTCGAGACGACAACTTACCACCGCAGCATTGGAAACTAGGAAGAGTAGAAAAAACTTACTCAGGATCGGATGGATTGATCCGTGTTGTCGATGTCCGAACCAGGGTCGGTATCTTGAAGCGCCCAATTCACAAGCTGGCTCCTTTACCGATATTGGACAACCAGCTTCTCGCGGGGGAGGATGTTCGGGCCGTTTAAACGtcacgaatgaaaattttttgTGTAACTTTTAAACACAGCCTACCTAGATATAAAATAATATGGCAACACGCACCGCTGCGCCACGTCAGCGTAACAAACGCAACGCAAACGAAGCGCGCGAAAGGGAAGAAAAATGCTACCTGTATTGGAGGATAAATGGCATAAGGTATCGTACTTTCGTCGTGTTAAGACATGCAGTCGaagattagtttttttttgagtgAAGCAAATTTAAGCAAGAGTAACACATGTAATTAGATGGAAATACATTATTAAAACTAAACGCAAGTGTTTCTATCCGGTTTCCGAATTACGTGGTGGAAAATTCGCGGAGTTCGTCGGTTCGCCTATAATCACCAAGTTACAGTCCACTCTCGAACAACCAGTAttacctaaatcttgcaaaagagctaaattttcgctagatttttgggcttcaaacatatactcgctttcggtgacgcgacaagtataattatattagaaatattttatctcactactaggtgaattacttgttgatctgtgtattgatataccatacaacatttacctcatgattgaacgcaatgcctaatccaaggaataaatactagaactcactgtttctttatcaacacattattttgtccttgaagtgaacttatatattgatttttgagaaatagttcatttattataaaggtaattcacaaaatgttctcaacatcgaattccttgaatcacgtagatgtgttttcataccccgatattcaaaatcggtttagttttgcccctaaaacaccagtaaagcaatactctgtatgaaacaatctcattattaattagtgaaaattaataatcgaggactaaaaattcaaaatgtttaatatctccaccgctcgtgcacggatttagacaatctatagcttgttagaaaggtatttttacaagctttctatttatgtgcagtttttgGGACAGTATTGTagtgttcgaaagttatttgcaaaaaacctgccgtGTTTTGATAAAaccgcccatatctcagaaagtaaacaacatatcgaaaatcaaaaataatagtgtcaaatggcaacgtttggcctttcatttgaaactaatttcattaaaatcggttcagccattgctgagataattacatgacattttgtacatacatacatacacacatacacacacacatacagacattgtctcaatttgtcgagctgagtcgattggtatatgagacttggccctccgggcctcggaaaaagttttcaaagtttgagcgaatcctatacatttcttttgtaagaaatgtaaaaccaccATAAAACCCCTACAGGAGGACACATAGGACAGCATCGACTGTACCTGAAAATAAGAGAATGTTACAATTGGAAGGACATGAAAGGATCTATTTCTCGATTCATAAAGGCCTGTGAATCGtgcaaaaagaacaaaataataaaacataccaaagaaaaacaaataataaccaATACACCATCAAAACCATTCGAAATAATATCCATAGATGCAACAGGTCCATTACCAAAAACAATCAACAATAATCGTTACGCAATAACGATACAATGTGAATTAACTAAATACATCGTAGTAATACCCACACCAACCAAAGAAGCAAacataatagcaaaaaatctagtAGAGAAATTTATATTAATGTACGGAAAATCTctggactccaagcccgaaaaaggactccaagccagaaaaaggatcccaagcccgaagaagcaccccaagcccgaaaaaggaacacaagcccgaaaaaggatcccaagcttgAAAAATGACCCCTAGCCCGCAAAAAGATCcgaagcttgaaaaaggacccagAGCATggaaaggaccctaagcccgaaaaaagaccccaagttcgaaaaagtccccaagcccgaaaaagtaccccaagttcgaaaaaggaccctaagtccGAAAATGATTTCAAGCCCTATAAagcacctcaagcccgaaaaaggaccctaagacAGAAACAGGACcgcaagccagaaaaaggacccctagcccgcAAAAGGATCCCATGcttgaaaaaggactccaagcatggaaaggaccccaagttcgacaaagaccccaagatcgaaaaatgacccctagcccgtaaaaggaccccaagcccgaaaaggaccccaaattcgaaaaagaccccaagatcgaaaaaggaccccaagcccgaaaaagaccacaagcccgtaaaaggaccctaagttcgaaaaagaaaCCCAAActccgcaaaaggaccccaagcccgaaaaattacctcaaccccgaaaaaggaccccaagcccaaaaaggaccccaagcccgaaaaaggaccccagcctCGAAAAAgaccttaagcccgaaaaaggacctcaatcccgaaaaaggaccccaagcatgaaAAGAACCTCAAGcgcgaaaaagaaccccaagcccgaaaaaggacccaaagcctgaaaaggaccccaaacctgaaaaggaccccaagttcgaaaaagaccccaagcccgaaaaaggaccccaagcttgaaaaaggaacAAAGATTAGAAAAGGATAAACATTCAAGACAAGAATTTATACACATACCAACAAACCCATTAATAATCAATATTTGAGATAtagtatatttaaaaaacgaaaatagaaaaaaattagacCCATTCTATATAGGTCCCTACACCAttataaaacgcttttaatccacctaacagtgtgatgagacatttcttataactcttatcactctcttcggatattatatcgtttgagaacatttagaacttgatgtttcgcgatgtttttgataacacatactacatgggatagtggcaggactcagagaatcgctcaaatcagcataggacaacatcagtgctagaaatctcaaaccaaatcaatggaaaagcgaaaaaatggcccataaaatagacattccaacgaattattgttaatgctctgttaataaaatattcaaattgtggtgggaaaactgaattttcctaaaggggttatttatttatcattcgcatgtatgaaaaaagccttatgtttacatttgtgagtatcgcccttttcacaaaaaagcgttgaaatgaaatcgcagctcctgatatcacgttatctctgaagtgcatgcgtgcatagttccaaattttacttcgacatcgactttttctaaatgtgacttcccagtagtatccttgatttgaattattaccgctaatcctaatgccaaagaacaaataaaaacctctcgaaaacgaaccgtttggggaaatcatcatcattactggaattttcattttcacgaaacttttcgatagccttccgtcacatgcgttaatgcactgggtgcacagagctccgaaaatctagcgaaatcgtcttagggcaccagcgggtctaattcagagctatctgcgcggcgagttaaatctgtaaagaatactaaaaattattttccattccataattttcagttcagcaattcgagagattgtactcaccgcaagccatgaaaaatagactacgttgtgaagcgatggtcactatttattaaaaaatcacggttaaataaaaaattaaactattaaaaaatttcaaatagtttataattttcacaatctTATTAGgataaattgtttaataagctttcgtaatattgtgtaggaaaaaagctgaaaatttcagtattttctctatctgcaacatataaacccttaagtatactaattaattggtatacgaattggagtaggttcgccaaattttggaataagtctataaaataacctcttgaaagctacctaaaaattgttgtagttcgatgcaataaaaaatcatatttggcaattcatatttggctgatacaattggggtgtcaatgtattataatagatattcagcattcgaagaagt carries:
- the LOC131687656 gene encoding uncharacterized protein LOC131687656, with the translated sequence MSKRSDPKHKEATKFGASSALGQSTLDFSTPRIKKKKKKVKLTEKLVSGENMDKLVHRRGVAKGKVTRILHTICPDEQEVAQLTEAEVKVYLRKLEAAQKDYNDVHERIMELTAVEDYEQHDQQYEEFDILYDNVSIMLEEQLTRINATAAAAAATTELTRNGNNQQAPVVIHQPLRMPIPTFDGRYESWPKFKAMFKDLVDRGPDPPAVKLYHLEKALVGSAAGLIDAKTINEGSYAHAWQILEERYENKRHAIDSHIHGLLNLKRMTKKSHLELRNLVDECSKHVEGLKFLERQFEGVGEDFVIQLLAAALHSDVRHLWESSVNHGELSEYKKMLTFLKEQTFILERIEISYQKATIPVKSAYAPSKPPGQKVHATVSSSETEIKCDFCGKVHANHNCADFKSLPVPQRLVKVRERNVCFNCLRRGHRSIDCSSDKSCQKCKRRHHSLLHAEDKPKVAPEPPVIEQENAPSATVPTVATCNNLATHSQQVLLLTAVVDVFDKNYKPHPCRILLDSGSQVNLISRSAADLLGLMLNASKVTLFGVNGAKIESASDCVVHLSSRYADFHAKIKCLVTDKVTADLPTSAMNSALEIPVGVQLADPKFLHPSKVDMLLGNEWFLKLLLPGEIMLAEGLPILRETQFGWVVGGVYNDGAASDGAVHSHTITMDDLSQSIQRFWEVEDVASADKSCNDEDECEEHFKVTHRRDASGRYIVQLPLKESVSELGDSRSMALKRFHGLERKLLRYPDLMKQYQEFMVEYESLGHCEEVDVNKDPVDTIKWYLPHHAVLRPSNTTTKCRVVFDASAKVSGRSLNDVMKIGAIIQSDLQSISLRFRIPLHVLATDVAKMYRQVLVDRRHTPLSRIFWRKNPSDPLRVLELTTVTYGTASAPFLATRALLQLAIDESSKYPLAADIVKNSFYVDNALFGFNKLDEASEAQVQLIHLLQAGGFHLHKWASNNPVLLERIPEKDRDELVSIDESGTSEVIKTLGLMWNPDLDVLQYISLPVVSERDVTKRQALSLVSRMFDPLGLVAPVIVVGKLLMKNIWKEEVEWDEELTGDLRKKFDYFLSALCGITRLRIPRHVMVTGAAAFELHGFGDASMEAYGACVYIRSIVSGQATVVRLLCAKSKIIPKTVLTIPRKELLAALLLHRLVRAVISALELSFRDITLWSDSQVVLAWLAKNPDHLEVFVRNRISEITATGMKFKWKYVHTLDNPADVVSRGQTADGLENNDLWWNGPLFLRNEEYQVVDPEPLSDDDVPELRRSTIVSTTMKSEPLPIFQKFESFRKLQRILAYVLRFCWNAKEKVKKKRIIQRFPTVFEMRHSLKVIVRVVQLQHFSKEAAIIESSEYCKRFSMLNPFMDDGMIRVGGRLRHSNLPYGVKHQWVLPKDDVIVKRLIEAVHRENLHIGPSALLAQLRRHFLILGARSAVRKVTRNCVRCFKLKPPCASQFMGDLPLARCDKAPAFTKVGVDFASPMLIKQTGRKVAPVKGYVSVFVCLVTKGIHLELVEDLSADAFIAALLRFVSRRGVPEQIFSDNGTNFIGARNDLIELHRLFKDRTTNLKLEEFCQSRQIEWKMIPPNAPHMGGIWEAGVKSMKAILKRNLNSCLLTMSEFSTLLCQIEAQLNSRPLYAASDDPSELEPLTPGHFMIDRPLVAIPEPSYDGIPVNRLSRWQYVQHLREEFWKRWSLEYLQEMQIRQKWDKRKENIKAGMVVIIRDDNLPPQHWKLGRVEKTYSGSDGLIRVVDVRTRVGILKRPIHKLAPLPILDNQLLAGEDVRAV